A DNA window from Aureibacter tunicatorum contains the following coding sequences:
- a CDS encoding ATP-binding protein: MRLTILLLAFALYSNTGCLANGKITTTLDEIKKTYSSHPDSSIGVINELLLGKTVSINHKRRAFYLKAKCFEKKYLLDSAEFYFNSILSIEPKEEMKYDVLSLYRLGVISSMSGDLENELKFFNKALALLPQVPDEIRTHLLVYNALGNGYTNLDLYDSALFYLKKGEGLASQHPNQLEMQWNLSYASVNALKSSLRYHEAVDLSLKSLEIANKMQDTVSIAKSYIAIGVLFLDLKEIEKSLNKLEFARQILINKGEDYWTAIANYNLAIASLLNEDYDSALSYAEACYQISISQGHKRYQSNFAALISSIYYKMESIDDMLPFAQLGYEIASENSYDEFRFRNGIELIKYYWAKEKYETAYDLIRENEPIFEKRDNDLYKLEYLDLKSKVLYELRLFEEAFNTVDLKSQVKDLIYGAENDLKGKYFENKQKHENEKKEILEKQKLEELILQQEIKRQKWFIVLVVLLLVLFGAFAVIYYRYYKLKSKDNALLMKVNEKIKMQNETLEANNKLIAQQALELQKMDEYKSRFFRNISHEFRTPLTLILGPIKEVIQEKRFDLEYFKSIESNAVKLLSLINQILELSQLQSSKKSLELATLDLPRFVKLLIDQFHSYANEKKTEIIFECNLKNDVFVSEDIVNKVLSNLISNALKHTPEGGCIYIDAKEFDQKLIITVSDTGAGIPESEIDNVFRPFYTSDDDAMVSSGIGLALVKEMVEDHQGSIQVGSLEDMGAVFIVELPMKKEFYEINEIDFNEVDSPQYGSEDIELINKSISSSTDDSIFNSEDKKRILVVEDNDELRKYIGKILSGLYNVEFAENGEEGIKKAEDLVPDLVITDLMMPVKNGMDLLMSVKKNILTSHIPVILLTAKSDKQTEMESLESYADDFLTKPFDKEVLLLKVRNLLELRERIKANYGQSEATDENDKEVQRSFKNEQSEFCRKAIEIIRMNMANSDFSVEKLAADLSISRSQLHRKLSAETGLSSSIFIRNVKLVEARELLELGDKNVSEVSYLTGFSTPNYFSKCFKEYFGTSPSSFVKKFNVDPESKP; this comes from the coding sequence ATGTCTGGCAAATGGTAAAATAACCACTACGCTGGATGAAATAAAAAAAACATATTCTAGTCATCCAGACTCGTCTATAGGAGTAATAAATGAGTTGTTACTTGGAAAAACTGTTAGCATAAATCATAAACGACGAGCGTTTTATTTGAAGGCGAAGTGTTTTGAGAAAAAATATCTTTTAGATTCAGCCGAATTTTATTTCAATTCGATTTTATCTATCGAACCGAAAGAAGAGATGAAGTATGATGTTTTGTCTTTGTATAGGTTAGGTGTCATAAGCTCTATGTCTGGAGATTTAGAGAATGAATTAAAGTTTTTTAATAAAGCTTTAGCATTGCTGCCCCAAGTGCCTGATGAGATAAGGACTCACTTGTTAGTGTATAATGCTCTTGGCAATGGCTACACAAATTTGGACTTATACGACAGTGCTCTCTTTTATCTTAAAAAGGGAGAGGGGCTGGCAAGTCAACATCCAAACCAGTTGGAAATGCAGTGGAACCTTTCATATGCATCAGTAAATGCATTGAAATCAAGTTTGAGATATCATGAGGCAGTTGACCTTTCATTGAAGAGCTTGGAAATAGCAAATAAAATGCAAGATACGGTCAGCATTGCTAAAAGTTATATCGCTATCGGTGTTTTGTTCTTGGATTTGAAGGAAATTGAAAAGTCTTTGAATAAGTTGGAATTTGCTCGTCAAATTTTAATTAACAAAGGCGAAGATTATTGGACTGCGATAGCAAATTATAATTTAGCTATAGCTAGTTTGTTGAATGAGGATTATGATTCCGCATTGTCTTATGCTGAAGCTTGCTATCAGATTTCTATTTCTCAAGGTCATAAAAGGTACCAGAGCAATTTCGCCGCTTTGATTTCATCTATTTATTATAAGATGGAAAGCATAGATGATATGTTGCCATTCGCGCAGTTGGGTTATGAAATTGCAAGTGAAAATAGTTATGATGAATTTCGTTTTCGCAATGGGATCGAATTGATAAAGTATTATTGGGCAAAAGAAAAATATGAAACAGCATATGATCTAATTAGAGAAAATGAGCCAATTTTCGAAAAAAGAGACAATGATCTTTATAAACTTGAATATCTTGATTTGAAATCAAAAGTGCTTTATGAGCTTCGTTTATTTGAAGAAGCGTTCAATACTGTAGATTTAAAAAGTCAAGTCAAAGATCTCATATATGGCGCTGAAAATGATTTGAAAGGCAAGTATTTTGAAAACAAGCAAAAACATGAGAATGAGAAAAAAGAAATCCTCGAGAAGCAAAAGCTTGAGGAATTAATCCTTCAGCAAGAAATAAAGCGTCAAAAATGGTTTATAGTTTTAGTCGTTTTGTTATTGGTTTTATTTGGGGCATTTGCTGTCATTTATTATAGATATTATAAACTCAAATCAAAGGATAATGCATTATTGATGAAAGTCAATGAGAAGATCAAAATGCAAAATGAGACATTAGAAGCTAACAATAAGCTTATTGCCCAGCAAGCTTTAGAGTTGCAGAAAATGGATGAGTATAAGTCGCGATTTTTTAGAAATATATCTCATGAGTTTAGAACGCCGCTTACATTGATACTTGGACCGATAAAAGAGGTGATACAAGAAAAGCGTTTTGATTTGGAATATTTTAAATCGATTGAGTCAAATGCTGTTAAGCTTTTGAGTTTGATTAATCAGATTTTAGAATTGTCTCAGTTGCAGTCTTCTAAAAAGTCATTGGAATTAGCGACTTTAGATTTACCTAGATTTGTTAAGTTATTGATTGATCAATTTCACTCTTATGCAAATGAAAAGAAGACAGAGATAATCTTTGAATGCAATTTAAAGAATGATGTTTTTGTATCAGAGGATATAGTTAATAAAGTATTGTCAAATTTGATTTCCAATGCATTGAAGCATACGCCTGAGGGTGGTTGTATATACATAGATGCAAAAGAATTTGATCAAAAGCTGATAATAACAGTTTCAGATACAGGAGCGGGTATACCAGAATCAGAGATAGATAATGTATTCAGGCCTTTTTATACAAGCGATGATGATGCTATGGTAAGTTCTGGTATTGGATTGGCTTTAGTAAAAGAAATGGTTGAAGATCATCAAGGGAGTATTCAAGTTGGAAGCTTGGAAGATATGGGAGCTGTTTTTATTGTTGAGCTTCCAATGAAAAAGGAATTTTATGAAATTAATGAAATTGATTTTAATGAGGTAGATAGTCCTCAGTATGGCTCGGAAGATATTGAATTAATAAATAAGTCTATTTCATCATCAACGGATGATTCAATTTTCAATTCAGAAGACAAGAAGAGAATTCTTGTCGTTGAAGATAATGATGAATTACGAAAGTACATTGGAAAAATATTGTCTGGCCTCTACAATGTGGAATTCGCTGAAAATGGTGAAGAAGGCATAAAAAAAGCAGAAGATTTAGTCCCCGACTTAGTGATAACAGATCTAATGATGCCTGTTAAAAACGGTATGGATTTGCTGATGTCAGTAAAGAAGAACATATTGACTTCCCATATTCCCGTCATTTTATTGACAGCCAAATCAGATAAGCAAACAGAGATGGAAAGCCTGGAAAGCTATGCTGATGATTTTTTGACGAAGCCTTTTGATAAAGAAGTACTTTTATTGAAAGTGAGAAACCTATTAGAGTTAAGAGAGAGAATAAAAGCTAATTATGGTCAATCTGAAGCAACAGATGAAAATGACAAGGAGGTTCAGAGATCATTTAAAAATGAGCAAAGTGAGTTTTGCAGAAAAGCGATAGAAATTATCAGGATGAATATGGCGAATTCTGATTTTTCTGTGGAAAAGCTCGCTGCTGATTTGTCGATAAGTAGAAGCCAGTTGCATAGAAAGCTAAGTGCTGAAACGGGCTTGTCATCGAGTATATTTATACGAAATGTAAAGCTAGTTGAAGCAAGAGAGTTGCTAGAGCTTGGCGATAAGAATGTATCGGAAGTATCTTACCTTACAGGCTTTTCCACTCCTAATTACTTTAGCAAATGTTTTAAGGAATATTTTGGAACAAGCCCATCTTCATTTGTGAAAAAGTTTAACGTTGATCCTGAATCCAAGCCATGA
- the msrA gene encoding peptide-methionine (S)-S-oxide reductase MsrA, producing the protein MSIKRIIIFVFIVTMTITNGFANIDLDKMKDIKMDTAILGAGCFWCTEAIYQRLKGVSSVEVGYSGGDEPNPSYRQISTGKTDYIEVARIVYNPDVLSYEKLLEVFFTIHDPTSWDKQGADVGKQYRSVIIYENPHQKEIAESLIHKLNESGEYKKKIVTEVVPYRNFYLAEDYHQNYYDDNKNAPYCSFVITPKLKKFESLFKNDLK; encoded by the coding sequence ATGAGTATTAAAAGAATAATTATATTTGTATTTATTGTGACAATGACGATAACAAATGGATTTGCAAATATTGATTTGGATAAAATGAAAGATATAAAGATGGATACAGCGATATTAGGGGCAGGATGTTTTTGGTGCACAGAAGCTATTTATCAAAGATTAAAAGGGGTTTCTAGCGTAGAAGTTGGATATTCTGGTGGTGATGAACCTAACCCTTCTTATAGGCAAATTTCTACTGGAAAGACGGATTATATCGAAGTAGCAAGAATCGTTTATAATCCGGATGTATTATCCTATGAAAAATTGTTAGAGGTTTTTTTTACAATCCATGATCCAACTTCTTGGGATAAGCAAGGTGCTGATGTTGGCAAGCAATATCGTTCTGTAATAATATATGAAAACCCTCATCAAAAAGAGATTGCCGAGTCATTGATTCACAAGTTGAATGAGTCTGGAGAGTATAAAAAGAAAATAGTTACTGAAGTTGTACCGTATAGGAACTTTTATCTTGCTGAAGATTATCACCAGAACTATTATGATGACAATAAAAATGCACCATACTGTTCTTTTGTAATTACTCCAAAGCTTAAAAAATTCGAGTCATTATTTAAGAATGATCTTAAGTAA
- a CDS encoding ATP-binding protein: protein MVNDYYYDEVSSVTFDDIIYDNELQNSIDLILKEYEHIETLHKYGLPINHKFLFHGHTGCGKTTTAKAIANKLNKRLFVVNLGTIVSSKLGETARNINSIFKKAMREHAIVFFDEFDSLGKIRDYDKDSSEMKRVVNSIIQLLDYLPYDCMVIAATNQIQMIDEAILRRFEMKLTFKAPEDDLLDIFYKQLLAKFPEKYHNIEKQYGVSYAEAKVLSFNQIKKMIISGL from the coding sequence ATGGTTAATGATTATTATTATGATGAGGTAAGCTCAGTGACATTTGATGATATTATTTATGATAATGAGCTTCAAAATTCTATTGACCTTATACTAAAAGAATATGAACATATAGAAACTCTTCATAAATATGGATTGCCTATAAATCACAAGTTCTTATTCCACGGACATACAGGCTGCGGGAAAACAACTACCGCAAAAGCAATTGCTAATAAACTGAACAAGAGGCTTTTCGTCGTAAACCTTGGGACTATAGTTTCATCCAAATTAGGCGAAACCGCTAGAAATATAAATTCTATTTTCAAAAAAGCGATGCGAGAACATGCCATTGTATTTTTTGATGAATTTGATTCCCTAGGCAAAATCAGAGATTATGACAAAGACAGTTCTGAAATGAAACGTGTCGTCAACTCTATCATACAATTATTGGATTATCTTCCGTACGACTGCATGGTCATTGCTGCAACAAATCAGATTCAAATGATTGATGAAGCTATATTAAGACGTTTTGAAATGAAGTTGACTTTCAAAGCTCCTGAGGATGACTTATTGGATATATTTTACAAACAGCTACTCGCCAAATTTCCCGAGAAATACCATAATATCGAAAAACAATATGGAGTTTCATATGCGGAAGCCAAAGTACTTTCATTCAATCAAATAAAAAAAATGATCATTAGCGGACTTTAA
- a CDS encoding RNA polymerase sigma factor has product MFFKRGKRDRLSYTDQQIIDAVLGRENIDKQIRFIYQEHFQVLKNMILRNGGAKEEAEDVFQESVIILIDSIKSGKFKGKSSLKSFLYGIGRNLWLVSLKEKSRFIVKDVEEDDQIYEMNWNDIVQVNNEENILNKLFNTIGEPCHSLLIAYYYEGLNITELQRKYSDTLANEQVVRNKKSRCLKTLRKRMEDRPEVEGIFRDRLVDITESHVE; this is encoded by the coding sequence ATGTTTTTTAAAAGGGGGAAAAGAGATAGGCTTTCATACACTGATCAGCAAATAATTGATGCTGTGTTAGGTCGAGAAAATATCGATAAACAAATTAGATTTATTTATCAAGAACATTTTCAAGTTCTTAAAAATATGATTCTCCGGAATGGAGGAGCGAAAGAGGAAGCTGAAGATGTATTTCAAGAAAGTGTGATCATTTTAATAGATTCAATTAAGAGTGGTAAATTTAAAGGGAAGAGTAGCTTAAAATCATTTCTTTATGGCATTGGACGTAATCTATGGCTTGTATCATTAAAAGAAAAATCAAGATTCATAGTTAAAGATGTCGAAGAAGATGATCAGATTTATGAAATGAATTGGAATGATATTGTACAAGTAAATAATGAAGAGAATATTTTAAACAAGTTGTTCAATACAATAGGAGAACCTTGCCACTCATTGTTAATAGCATATTATTATGAAGGATTAAACATAACCGAGCTTCAAAGAAAATATAGTGATACTTTGGCGAATGAGCAGGTAGTTAGAAATAAGAAGAGTAGATGCCTTAAGACTTTGAGAAAAAGAATGGAAGACAGACCAGAGGTAGAGGGGATTTTTAGGGATCGTTTAGTAGATATAACAGAGAGTCACGTTGAATAA
- a CDS encoding CHAT domain-containing protein: MYYLIAGVNNFTENTQDYNYKRYYNLLGVLYYEKQEYHSAYDFVSRAIYYYEKNEYNKVNNFVLHYNKCKLAQKLGYSSVAENEMKFILDNKELLPRYINPELFSQFEFYLGSSWHNFQQKKFFESLSDIENAIKIIDDTPKASKVEHAKALYQKGLILYNLDSLDCSKKFYQKAKYLFKYIVDVNNYESNAIINSSYIGLAQISIKKKEWENAHNYLDSINLNFTRFTVQDSLSKDHRIFQLDQEIEILTTKADVAFNIYLHDQKKEYLEEASNYYLRAEESIDILRQVSYQFADKAAILKKYHQFYEKALNCFYQLYEIDPENELTKKIIFKLVENNHSAILKDHKQSLELKSDSTKKIEQELLQKKSDILKADISDSIKEDSIKILNIRLRLLNSKYLETANDSNNEELFIALKSSLALRRSTYISYFMGSDYLYVILVNKNNFLVDRIELNEDNKEIILKTYEALHVKRSRHIAFTGKKEAKKLYQLLIEPYKEYFRTTDQILLTSGGLLSYIPFDLLIDRNNKYLIESYQICNTLSAKEWLRSIEKDREIDMENVLAMAPFTSLKFNDQQFFRNSSKLSELPHTIKEIRPICQTPILNRDATKEYFINNVSDYPIIHLATHARINTNKPEYSHILFYPEPHRESRLFAHEIASMDLPNTHIISLSACQTGDGQWREGEGIVSLARAFIYAGASNTLMSMWIADDEATAFIFQKFYHYINMGYGKAKALRKAKLDFMAESKFKSISDNPFYWAHIQLIGNNGPPREDHKVILLIVFVSFCISCVVLCIHKLQKGK, translated from the coding sequence ATGTACTATTTGATAGCAGGGGTTAATAATTTTACAGAAAATACACAAGATTATAACTATAAGCGATACTATAACTTGTTAGGTGTGTTATATTATGAGAAGCAAGAGTATCATAGTGCGTATGATTTTGTTTCGAGAGCTATTTATTATTATGAAAAGAATGAATATAATAAGGTGAATAATTTTGTTTTGCATTATAATAAATGCAAACTAGCTCAGAAATTAGGCTATTCTTCTGTTGCTGAAAATGAGATGAAGTTTATTCTAGATAATAAAGAATTGCTTCCTCGTTATATTAATCCCGAACTTTTTAGTCAATTCGAATTCTATTTGGGAAGTTCTTGGCATAATTTTCAACAAAAGAAATTTTTTGAATCATTGTCTGATATTGAAAATGCGATCAAAATAATAGATGACACACCTAAGGCCTCAAAAGTCGAACATGCTAAAGCATTGTATCAAAAAGGACTAATATTATATAATTTAGATAGTTTAGATTGCTCGAAAAAGTTTTATCAAAAGGCGAAATATTTATTTAAATATATCGTTGATGTAAATAATTATGAAAGTAATGCAATCATTAATTCATCATATATAGGCTTAGCTCAAATTTCAATAAAAAAGAAAGAGTGGGAAAATGCACATAATTATCTTGATTCGATAAATTTGAATTTTACCAGATTCACAGTTCAAGACAGCCTTTCTAAAGATCATAGGATATTTCAATTGGATCAGGAAATTGAGATATTAACCACTAAAGCGGATGTAGCGTTCAATATTTACTTGCATGATCAAAAAAAAGAATACCTTGAGGAAGCAAGTAACTATTATCTTAGAGCTGAAGAAAGTATTGATATACTAAGACAAGTAAGTTATCAGTTTGCTGACAAAGCAGCAATTTTAAAAAAGTATCATCAGTTTTATGAGAAAGCATTAAATTGTTTTTATCAACTTTATGAGATAGATCCTGAAAATGAATTAACAAAAAAAATCATTTTCAAATTGGTTGAAAATAATCATTCGGCTATTTTAAAAGATCATAAGCAAAGCTTGGAATTAAAATCGGACTCTACTAAAAAAATTGAACAGGAATTGCTTCAAAAAAAGTCTGATATATTGAAGGCTGATATTTCAGACTCTATAAAAGAGGATAGCATTAAGATTCTTAATATTAGGCTTAGGTTATTAAATAGCAAATATTTGGAAACAGCCAATGACAGTAATAATGAAGAGTTGTTCATTGCTTTAAAATCGAGTTTAGCTTTACGTAGAAGCACATACATCTCATATTTTATGGGTAGTGATTACCTTTATGTTATTCTTGTCAACAAAAACAATTTTTTAGTGGATAGAATAGAGCTAAATGAAGATAATAAAGAAATAATTCTTAAAACGTATGAGGCTTTGCACGTGAAAAGGAGCAGACATATAGCTTTTACGGGCAAAAAAGAAGCGAAGAAATTATATCAACTGCTTATTGAACCCTACAAAGAATATTTTAGAACGACAGATCAAATATTATTAACTTCTGGAGGATTATTAAGTTACATACCATTTGACCTACTGATAGATCGAAATAATAAATATTTAATTGAAAGCTATCAGATTTGCAATACTCTTTCAGCAAAGGAATGGTTGAGGTCGATTGAGAAAGATAGAGAAATTGATATGGAGAATGTTTTGGCAATGGCTCCATTTACAAGTTTGAAATTCAATGATCAACAATTTTTTAGAAATAGCTCAAAGTTGTCTGAATTGCCACATACTATTAAGGAAATAAGACCAATTTGCCAGACACCAATTTTGAATAGAGATGCAACAAAAGAATATTTTATAAATAATGTTTCGGATTACCCTATCATTCATTTAGCTACACATGCAAGAATAAATACTAACAAGCCTGAGTATTCTCACATTTTATTTTATCCCGAGCCACATAGAGAGAGTCGGCTTTTTGCCCATGAAATAGCTTCAATGGATTTGCCTAATACGCATATTATATCTTTGAGTGCTTGTCAGACAGGTGATGGCCAGTGGAGAGAGGGAGAAGGAATTGTTAGCTTGGCGAGAGCTTTTATATACGCTGGTGCGTCTAATACTTTGATGAGTATGTGGATAGCTGATGATGAAGCAACAGCATTTATATTTCAAAAGTTTTACCATTATATTAATATGGGGTATGGTAAAGCTAAAGCATTAAGAAAAGCGAAGTTGGATTTTATGGCTGAAAGCAAATTCAAGTCGATTTCTGACAATCCATTTTACTGGGCTCATATTCAATTAATTGGCAACAATGGACCGCCTCGTGAAGATCATAAAGTAATTCTTCTAATTGTATTTGTTTCTTTTTGTATCAGTTGCGTAGTTTTGTGTATCCATAAACTACAAAAGGGAAAATAG
- a CDS encoding voltage-gated chloride channel family protein produces MQKYISKFQNQYLLLQYLVKWLIISAIIAICSGIASSIFLYSLQWATNTRENYQFLLYLLPLGGMLIGVLYHKFGSGVEKGNNLILDEIHQPKKIIPFKMAPMVLLGTIATHLFGGSAGREGTALQMSASIADQFTKLFKLKNRDRKIILISGMAAGFGSVFGTPFAGAVFGLEVYYMGSIRYKALIPAIMSSMLANYVTHFIGPEHTHYHIDIFPDMSLKTFFLISLLGIIAGLTARLFAKSTHWWSKLFRKHIKYSPLRPFAGGVIIIILTLLLGTRTFLGLGVPTIVDSFSLQLNSYDFLLKLLFTAITLGAGFKGGEVTPLFFIGAALGNALSLFIPLPMAFLAGLGFVAVFSGAANTPLACAIMAIELFGIEIGIYAALVCSISYLFSGHEGIYGSQIIGDAKHQLWLKDQDKPLSDSSK; encoded by the coding sequence ATGCAAAAATATATCAGCAAATTTCAAAATCAGTATCTTTTATTACAATATCTTGTCAAGTGGCTTATTATATCTGCGATCATAGCAATATGTTCTGGCATAGCATCGTCAATTTTTCTTTATTCTCTTCAATGGGCTACTAACACCAGGGAAAACTATCAGTTTCTTTTATATCTATTGCCACTAGGTGGCATGTTAATAGGAGTGCTTTATCATAAATTTGGATCTGGCGTCGAAAAAGGCAATAATTTAATCTTGGATGAAATCCACCAACCTAAAAAAATCATTCCCTTTAAAATGGCTCCTATGGTTCTTTTAGGCACTATCGCTACGCATTTATTTGGAGGGTCGGCAGGTCGTGAAGGAACTGCATTGCAAATGTCAGCTTCCATTGCAGACCAATTCACCAAGTTATTTAAACTCAAAAATAGAGATCGAAAAATAATTCTAATCTCAGGCATGGCTGCAGGATTCGGCTCTGTTTTCGGGACTCCATTCGCAGGTGCTGTTTTCGGCTTGGAAGTTTACTACATGGGAAGCATTCGATACAAAGCTCTTATACCAGCAATCATGTCATCCATGCTTGCAAATTATGTTACTCACTTTATTGGACCTGAACATACGCATTATCATATCGATATTTTTCCTGATATGAGCTTAAAGACCTTTTTTCTTATCTCCCTTTTAGGGATTATAGCAGGTCTTACAGCAAGACTTTTTGCCAAATCAACTCATTGGTGGTCTAAACTATTTCGCAAACATATTAAATATTCTCCTTTAAGGCCATTTGCAGGAGGTGTAATCATCATTATCCTTACCTTGTTGCTAGGCACCAGAACTTTTTTGGGATTAGGAGTACCGACGATTGTAGATTCATTTAGCCTACAACTGAACTCTTATGATTTTTTACTAAAATTGCTTTTCACAGCGATCACTTTGGGGGCAGGCTTTAAAGGAGGAGAAGTGACTCCATTATTTTTCATTGGAGCTGCGCTTGGAAATGCTTTAAGTTTATTCATACCCTTGCCCATGGCATTTTTAGCCGGACTTGGCTTTGTAGCTGTATTCTCTGGAGCAGCTAACACACCGTTGGCTTGCGCGATTATGGCTATTGAACTTTTTGGAATTGAGATTGGTATCTACGCAGCGCTTGTTTGCAGTATTAGTTACTTGTTTTCTGGCCATGAAGGAATATACGGTTCTCAAATTATCGGAGATGCGAAACACCAACTTTGGTTAAAGGATCAAGACAAACCACTTTCTGATAGTTCTAAATAA